A portion of the Betaproteobacteria bacterium genome contains these proteins:
- the carB gene encoding carbamoyl-phosphate synthase large subunit, protein MSKRTDIKSILIIGSGPIVIGQACEFDYSGAQACKALRDEGYKVILINSNPATIMTDPNMADVTYIEPITWRIVEKIIEKERPDALLPTMGGQTALNCALDLAKHGVLEKYGVEMIGASKEAIDKAEDREKFKQAMTKIGLASARSAIAHSMEEALQVQASIGFPAIIRPSFTMGGSGGGIAYNRDEFVEICDRGLEASPTHELLIEESLLGWKEFEMEVVRDKNDNCIIICSIENLDPMGVHTGDSITVAPAQTLTDKEYQIMRNASIAVLREVGVETGGSNVQFAVNPKDGRMVVIEMNPRVSRSSALASKATGFPIAKVAAKLAVGFTLDELKNDITGGLTPASFEPSIDYVVTKVPRFAFEKFPQADDRLTTQMKSVGEVMAIGRNFQESLQKALRGLEVGVDGFNLKTVDPEKIGDELAYPRGERLWYVADAFGIGMSLEEIHGYTKIDPWFLALIKELVDMELAIEKKTLDTIDATELRELKRKGFSDRRLAFLLKVKEGDIRAKRHAAGIRPVYKRVDTCAAEFSTSTAYMYSSYDEECEANPTSNKKIMILGGGPNRIGQGIEFDYCCVHAALALREDGYETIMVNCNPETVSTDYDTSDRLYFEPLTLEDVLEIVDKEKPVGVIVQFGGQTPLKLARALEANGVPIIGTTPDAIDVAEDRERFQKLIHELGLLQPPNRTVRTNEEAIIKAREIGYPLVVRPSYVLGGRAMEIIHIESDLERYMREAVKVSNDSPVLLDRFLNDAIEVDVDAICDGKVVLIGGIMEHIEQAGVHSGDSACSLPPFSLSPELQDELRRQTVVMALALNVVGLMNVQFAIQGSGAAQRVFVLEVNPRASRTVPFVSKATGLPLAMIAARCMAGKSLAQQGVKSEVIPPYYSVKEAVFPFIKFPGVDTILGPEMKSTGEVMGVGTTFAEAFVKSQMGAGVKLPVTGPNAGKAFISVKSADKPKVEEIARTLLELGFSLVATKGTAAHLQTCGIACEPVNKVLEGRPHIVDLVKNREITLIINTVEEDKRSIRDSWSIRNAALQGRITYYTTIAGAKAACLGMQHLVELKVYDLQSLHKLIAAA, encoded by the coding sequence ATGTCTAAACGAACCGACATCAAATCCATCCTCATCATCGGCTCCGGCCCGATCGTGATCGGCCAGGCCTGTGAGTTTGACTACTCCGGCGCACAGGCCTGCAAGGCGCTGCGCGATGAGGGCTACAAGGTCATCCTGATCAACTCGAATCCGGCGACGATCATGACCGACCCGAACATGGCGGATGTGACCTATATCGAGCCGATCACGTGGCGGATTGTCGAAAAGATCATCGAAAAGGAGCGGCCCGATGCGCTGCTGCCGACGATGGGCGGGCAAACGGCATTGAATTGTGCGCTCGATCTGGCCAAGCATGGCGTGCTGGAAAAGTACGGCGTGGAAATGATTGGTGCCAGCAAGGAGGCCATTGACAAGGCCGAGGACCGCGAGAAGTTCAAACAGGCGATGACCAAAATTGGGCTGGCGTCCGCGCGCTCAGCAATCGCTCATTCGATGGAAGAAGCGTTGCAGGTGCAGGCCAGCATTGGGTTCCCGGCGATCATTCGCCCCAGTTTTACCATGGGGGGATCAGGCGGCGGCATTGCATATAACCGTGACGAGTTCGTTGAGATCTGCGACCGGGGGCTTGAAGCGTCACCCACGCATGAATTGCTGATTGAAGAATCGTTGCTCGGCTGGAAAGAATTCGAGATGGAAGTCGTTCGCGACAAGAACGACAACTGCATCATTATTTGTTCGATCGAGAACCTGGATCCAATGGGAGTGCACACAGGAGACTCGATCACGGTCGCGCCCGCGCAAACGCTGACTGACAAGGAATATCAGATCATGCGCAACGCCTCGATCGCGGTGCTGCGCGAGGTGGGCGTGGAAACCGGCGGTTCCAACGTGCAGTTCGCGGTGAATCCGAAAGACGGTCGCATGGTGGTAATCGAGATGAATCCGCGCGTGTCGCGTTCGTCCGCGCTGGCTTCCAAGGCGACCGGGTTTCCGATCGCCAAAGTCGCCGCCAAGCTCGCGGTCGGCTTTACACTGGATGAGCTGAAGAATGACATCACGGGTGGGCTGACGCCGGCATCATTCGAGCCCAGCATCGATTATGTGGTGACAAAGGTCCCGCGTTTTGCCTTCGAAAAATTTCCCCAGGCGGACGATCGTCTGACCACGCAGATGAAGAGCGTGGGCGAAGTGATGGCCATCGGACGCAACTTTCAGGAGTCGCTGCAGAAAGCGTTGCGCGGTCTGGAAGTTGGCGTGGATGGCTTTAACCTGAAAACCGTTGACCCGGAAAAAATTGGCGACGAGCTCGCCTATCCGCGCGGCGAGCGGCTCTGGTACGTGGCGGACGCATTCGGCATCGGCATGTCGCTGGAAGAGATTCACGGCTATACCAAGATCGATCCCTGGTTCCTGGCTCTCATCAAAGAGCTGGTGGATATGGAACTGGCGATCGAGAAGAAAACGCTCGACACCATCGACGCGACGGAGCTGCGGGAATTGAAGCGCAAAGGGTTTTCGGATCGACGACTGGCTTTTCTGCTGAAGGTAAAAGAGGGTGACATTCGCGCCAAGCGCCACGCGGCGGGCATTCGTCCGGTATACAAGCGCGTCGACACATGCGCGGCGGAGTTCTCTACTTCCACCGCCTACATGTACTCGAGCTACGACGAGGAATGCGAAGCCAACCCGACCAGCAACAAAAAGATCATGATCCTGGGCGGCGGTCCGAACCGGATCGGGCAGGGCATCGAATTTGATTATTGCTGCGTGCACGCGGCCCTGGCGCTGCGTGAAGATGGTTACGAAACCATCATGGTCAACTGCAATCCGGAAACGGTTTCGACCGACTACGATACATCGGATCGGCTCTATTTCGAGCCGCTCACGTTGGAGGACGTGCTGGAAATTGTCGACAAGGAAAAGCCGGTCGGCGTGATTGTTCAGTTTGGCGGACAGACACCGTTGAAGCTGGCGCGGGCGCTGGAAGCCAATGGCGTGCCGATTATTGGCACGACGCCGGACGCCATCGATGTCGCCGAAGACCGTGAGCGCTTCCAGAAGCTGATTCATGAACTCGGCCTGTTGCAGCCGCCCAACCGCACCGTACGTACCAACGAAGAGGCCATCATCAAGGCGCGTGAAATCGGTTATCCGCTGGTGGTACGCCCGAGCTATGTGCTGGGTGGCCGCGCAATGGAGATTATTCACATCGAGTCCGATCTCGAACGCTATATGCGCGAGGCAGTAAAGGTATCGAACGATTCGCCGGTGCTGTTGGATCGCTTCCTGAACGACGCCATTGAAGTCGATGTTGACGCCATTTGCGATGGCAAGGTTGTCCTCATCGGCGGGATCATGGAGCACATTGAGCAGGCGGGTGTGCATTCGGGTGATTCGGCGTGTTCGCTGCCGCCTTTTTCACTTTCACCCGAATTGCAGGATGAATTGCGTCGTCAGACGGTCGTCATGGCGCTGGCCTTGAATGTCGTCGGCTTGATGAACGTGCAGTTCGCCATTCAGGGCAGTGGTGCGGCGCAGAGGGTATTCGTGCTTGAAGTCAATCCGCGCGCCTCCCGCACCGTGCCGTTTGTATCGAAGGCGACCGGATTGCCGCTGGCAATGATTGCCGCGCGCTGCATGGCGGGTAAAAGCCTCGCGCAGCAGGGCGTGAAGTCTGAGGTAATTCCGCCCTACTACTCGGTAAAGGAAGCGGTTTTTCCGTTCATCAAATTTCCGGGCGTCGATACCATTCTCGGACCGGAAATGAAATCAACCGGCGAGGTGATGGGCGTCGGTACCACGTTTGCCGAGGCGTTTGTGAAATCGCAAATGGGGGCGGGCGTGAAGTTGCCGGTGACGGGGCCCAATGCCGGCAAGGCGTTTATCAGCGTGAAAAGCGCAGACAAGCCGAAAGTCGAGGAGATTGCGCGTACCTTGCTGGAACTCGGGTTCAGTCTTGTTGCGACCAAAGGTACGGCGGCGCATTTGCAAACCTGCGGAATCGCGTGCGAACCGGTGAACAAGGTTCTCGAAGGCCGACCGCATATTGTCGATTTGGTGAAGAATCGGGAAATCACCTTGATCATCAATACTGTGGAAGAAGACAAACGTTCGATTCGCGATTCGTGGTCGATCCGCAACGCCGCGTTGCAGGGCCGCATCACTTACTACACCACCATCGCCGGCGCGAAAGCTGCTTGCCTCGGCATGCAACATTTGGTGGAACTGAAAGTCTATGATCTTCAGTCGCTGCACAAGTTGATCGCCGCTGCCTGA
- the leuE gene encoding leucine efflux protein LeuE — MLGITDLATYIVGTIFIILLPGPNSLYVLAVAAKRGVRAAYQAAAAVVVGDTVLMVLAAAGIGSLLSAYPNVFVAIKYAGGTYLVWVGIQLIRGAVVRWRHGAALAAMAAEEMQNDASHPFKRALAISLMNPKAILFFLSFFIQFVDPAYPHPALTFVALGAILQVVSVIYLSVLILLGARAAAAFRRRYRLSAVMTGGVGMLFIGFGAKLATATID, encoded by the coding sequence ATGCTTGGCATCACCGATCTTGCGACTTACATCGTTGGCACGATTTTCATCATTCTGCTGCCGGGGCCGAATTCGCTTTACGTCCTGGCGGTGGCGGCAAAGCGCGGTGTGCGCGCGGCTTACCAGGCCGCAGCGGCGGTTGTGGTGGGCGACACGGTATTGATGGTGCTGGCCGCGGCGGGCATTGGCTCCCTGCTCTCGGCGTATCCGAATGTATTCGTGGCGATCAAGTACGCAGGCGGCACCTATCTTGTGTGGGTGGGCATTCAATTGATTCGCGGCGCGGTCGTGCGCTGGCGTCACGGCGCCGCCCTGGCCGCGATGGCGGCTGAAGAAATGCAGAATGATGCGAGCCACCCGTTCAAGCGCGCGTTGGCCATCAGCCTGATGAACCCCAAGGCCATCCTGTTCTTCCTGTCGTTTTTCATTCAGTTTGTCGATCCGGCCTATCCGCATCCCGCCCTCACATTCGTGGCGCTGGGCGCCATCCTGCAGGTTGTCAGCGTCATCTACCTTAGCGTGCTGATCCTTCTGGGCGCGCGCGCCGCCGCCGCTTTCCGTCGCCGGTACCGGTTATCCGCTGTCATGACAGGCGGTGTCGGCATGCTCTTTATCGGCTTCGGCGCCAAGCTCGCCACCGCCACCATCGACTAG
- the greA gene encoding transcription elongation factor GreA, with protein MSSIAKVPLTVAGAAALKAELHRLKTIERPAVIIAISEARAQGDLSENAEYDAAKEKQGFIEGRIGELEGKLSSAQIITPAMLEDDGRVVFGVTVDLEATETGEKVSYQIVGEDEADLKLSKISFSSPIARAMIGKNAGDVVEVRAPGGVTEYEIVDVRYV; from the coding sequence ATGAGCAGCATTGCCAAAGTTCCATTGACCGTCGCCGGCGCAGCTGCACTGAAAGCCGAATTGCATCGACTGAAAACCATTGAGCGGCCGGCGGTGATTATCGCCATATCCGAAGCGCGGGCGCAGGGTGACCTGTCGGAAAATGCAGAATACGACGCAGCCAAGGAAAAACAGGGCTTCATCGAAGGTCGAATAGGGGAGCTGGAAGGAAAGCTCTCCAGCGCGCAAATCATCACCCCGGCGATGCTGGAAGATGATGGTCGCGTCGTTTTTGGCGTGACAGTGGACCTTGAAGCGACCGAGACAGGAGAGAAAGTGTCCTACCAAATCGTTGGTGAGGATGAAGCCGATCTCAAGCTAAGCAAGATTTCGTTTTCGTCACCGATCGCGCGGGCGATGATTGGCAAGAATGCAGGTGACGTGGTGGAAGTGCGCGCGCCGGGTGGCGTGACGGAATACGAAATTGTGGACGTACGATACGTCTGA
- a CDS encoding ORF6N domain-containing protein, translated as MFAQDLAELYGVETRVLMQAVQRNIDRFPQDFLFQLTDQEFANLKSQFVTSSWGGIRKLPYAFSEQGVAMLSSVLRSPRAVAVNIEIMRSFVRMRALIDSNSVLAKKIALLEQKYDKQFKVVFQAIYDLMDDREKKQKRKIGFV; from the coding sequence ATGTTTGCGCAGGATTTGGCGGAACTTTATGGTGTTGAAACGCGCGTGCTGATGCAGGCCGTTCAGCGAAACATAGATCGGTTTCCGCAAGACTTTCTCTTTCAGCTTACCGATCAAGAGTTTGCCAACTTGAAGTCACAATTTGTGACTTCAAGTTGGGGTGGCATTCGCAAGTTGCCTTACGCATTTTCAGAGCAGGGCGTCGCCATGCTGTCGAGCGTCTTGCGCAGTCCACGCGCCGTTGCGGTCAATATTGAAATCATGCGGTCGTTCGTGCGCATGCGGGCGCTGATTGACAGCAACAGTGTGCTCGCAAAGAAAATTGCCTTGCTTGAACAGAAATACGACAAGCAATTCAAAGTGGTTTTTCAAGCCATTTACGATCTGATGGATGATCGGGAAAAAAAGCAGAAGCGAAAGATCGGATTCGTATGA
- the carA gene encoding glutamine-hydrolyzing carbamoyl-phosphate synthase small subunit → MVQSSPALLVLADGSVFRGTSIGTDGQSMGEVVFNTAMTGYQEILTDPSYMGQMVTLTYPHIGNTGTNEEDAESLKCYAAGLVIRDLPKLASNWRMTATLPEYLKRNGVVAIANIDTRRLTRLTREKGAQNGCIFVGEHTDANIKLAHELANAAPAMSGLDLAKVVSCKKSYEWNQSTWALGAGYARAKVSTFHVVAFDYGIKHNILRMLAERGCKITVLPAQATSAEALALKPDGVFLSNGPGDPEPCDYAIKAIREIITADIPVFGICLGHQLLALASGAKTVKMKFGHHGANHPVQDLETRKVYITSQNHGFAADEKTLPANVRVTHISLFDGTCQGIERTDKRAFSFQGHPEASPGPHEVGYLFDRFVTMMGAARG, encoded by the coding sequence TTGGTTCAGTCCTCACCCGCCCTGCTTGTCCTCGCCGACGGTTCCGTATTCAGGGGCACATCGATTGGCACCGATGGCCAATCCATGGGCGAAGTTGTATTCAATACGGCAATGACCGGCTATCAGGAAATCCTCACGGATCCGTCCTACATGGGCCAGATGGTCACGCTCACTTATCCGCATATCGGCAATACCGGCACCAACGAAGAGGATGCGGAATCCCTGAAGTGCTACGCGGCCGGATTGGTCATTCGTGATCTGCCGAAGCTGGCGTCCAATTGGCGCATGACCGCTACACTGCCGGAATACCTGAAGCGTAACGGGGTGGTGGCGATCGCCAATATCGACACGCGCCGCCTCACGCGGCTCACCCGTGAAAAAGGTGCGCAAAACGGCTGTATTTTTGTTGGTGAACATACGGACGCCAATATCAAGCTTGCTCATGAGCTGGCGAATGCCGCACCGGCCATGTCCGGCCTGGATTTGGCCAAAGTCGTGTCCTGCAAGAAATCCTATGAGTGGAATCAGTCGACCTGGGCCCTCGGTGCGGGATACGCGCGAGCGAAGGTATCTACATTTCATGTTGTCGCATTTGACTACGGCATCAAGCACAACATCCTGCGCATGCTGGCGGAGCGGGGTTGCAAAATTACCGTCCTTCCCGCACAAGCGACCTCTGCCGAAGCATTGGCGCTCAAGCCGGATGGCGTGTTCCTGTCCAATGGGCCGGGCGACCCGGAGCCGTGCGATTACGCGATCAAGGCTATCCGGGAAATTATTACCGCCGACATACCGGTATTCGGCATCTGCCTCGGTCATCAGTTGCTCGCGCTCGCCTCAGGTGCAAAGACCGTGAAAATGAAATTTGGCCATCACGGCGCCAATCATCCGGTGCAGGATCTCGAGACGCGCAAGGTTTACATCACCAGCCAGAATCATGGCTTTGCCGCGGACGAAAAAACGTTGCCTGCGAATGTGCGCGTGACACACATATCTTTATTTGACGGCACCTGCCAGGGAATCGAGCGAACCGACAAGCGCGCGTTCAGTTTTCAGGGGCATCCAGAAGCAAGCCCGGGGCCGCATGAGGTGGGGTACCTGTTTGACCGTTTCGTAACGATGATGGGCGCGGCACGTGGCTAA
- a CDS encoding YhbY family RNA-binding protein → MKITLSPIERRALKAQAHVLTPVVMIGDQGLTPAVILEIERNLKAHELIKIRASTDDREARESWLHEICLALHAAPVQHIGKMLIVWRQKPPEPEKKAAPRKSDRRTGVKSGVKAGVTSRSQRKPKEKVVAGPKGKGSLKGGTGFGTRTTVRRQTRTK, encoded by the coding sequence GCATGTGCTGACCCCTGTCGTCATGATCGGCGATCAGGGACTGACGCCCGCCGTCATCCTGGAAATCGAACGCAATCTGAAGGCGCACGAACTCATCAAAATCCGCGCCTCGACGGACGACCGTGAAGCGCGCGAATCCTGGCTCCACGAAATCTGCCTCGCTTTGCATGCGGCGCCCGTCCAGCACATTGGAAAAATGCTCATCGTCTGGCGCCAGAAGCCGCCCGAACCGGAGAAAAAGGCCGCCCCCCGGAAAAGTGACAGGAGAACCGGCGTCAAATCCGGTGTCAAGGCTGGTGTAACGTCACGATCGCAGCGCAAGCCAAAAGAGAAAGTTGTTGCCGGACCAAAGGGAAAAGGAAGTCTGAAAGGTGGCACCGGTTTCGGCACGCGCACAACTGTAAGGCGGCAGACTCGAACCAAGTAA